The Arachis hypogaea cultivar Tifrunner chromosome 16, arahy.Tifrunner.gnm2.J5K5, whole genome shotgun sequence genome contains a region encoding:
- the LOC112758033 gene encoding dirigent protein 22-like → MAMAKSKTLFSIFFIPLLFSTLVTAKDPRFDRSLSPKSLGLRKEKLSHLHFYFHDILSGQNPTAVRVAQATMTATSPTFFGAVMMADDPLTVGPEPDSKLIGKAQGIYASASQKDLGLLMVMNFAFMEGKYNGSTVSLLGRNAVFSGVREMSIVGGSGVFRFARGYAQAKTFWLNTTSGDAIVEYNVYVLHY, encoded by the coding sequence ATGGCAATGGCGAAATCCAAAACCCTCTTCTCTATCTTCTTCATTCCCCTCTTATTCTCCACCCTTGTCACCGCCAAAGACCCTCGTTTCGATCGAAGCCTGTCTCCAAAATCACTGGGCCTCCGCAAGGAGAAGCTTAGCCACCTCCACTTTTACTTCCACGACATTCTCAGCGGCCAAAACCCCACCGCTGTTAGGGTGGCCCAAGCTACAATGACGGCTACGTCCCCCACGTTCTTCGGAGCCGTAATGATGGCCGATGACCCCTTAACCGTTGGGCCTGAGCCCGACTCGAAGCTCATAGGAAAAGCCCAGGGGATTTATGCGTCTGCGTCACAAAAGGATCTGGGGCTATTGATGGTGATGAACTTTGCATTCATGGAAGGGAAGTACAATGGGAGCACAGTGAGCTTGTTGGGGCGGAATGCGGTGTTTTCCGGCGTGAGGGAGATGTCGATCGTGGGAGGGAGTGGGGTTTTCCGATTTGCACGTGGATACGCTCAGGCCAAGACTTTCTGGCTTAACACCACCTCCGGCGATGCTATTGTCGAATATAATGTCTATGTTTtgcattattaa
- the LOC112758011 gene encoding dirigent protein 22-like: MATSKTLFSIFFIPLLFSTLVTAKQPRFDRSLSPKSLGLRKEKLSHLHFYFHDILSGQNPTAVRVAQAAMTATSPTLFGAVMMADDPLTVGPEPNSKVIGKAQGIYASASQNDLGLLMVMNFAFMEGKYNGSTVSLLGRNAVFSGVREMSIVGGSGVFRFARGYAQAKTFWLNTTSGDAIVEYNVYVLHY, from the coding sequence ATGGCCACATCCAAAACCCTCTTCTCTATCTTCTTCATTCCCCTCCTCTTCTCCACCCTTGTCACCGCCAAACAGCCTCGTTTCGATCGAAGCCTGTCTCCAAAATCATTGGGCCTCCGTAAGGAGAAGCTTAGCCACCTCCACTTTTACTTCCACGACATTCTCAGCGGCCAAAACCCTACCGCTGTTAGGGTGGCCCAAGCTGCAATGACGGCCACGTCCCCCACGTTATTCGGAGCTGTAATGATGGCCGATGACCCCTTAACCGTTGGGCCTGAGCCCAACTCCAAGGTCATAGGAAAAGCCCAGGGGATttatgcgtccgcgtcacaaaaTGATCTGGGGCTATTGATGGTGATGAACTTTGCATTCATGGAAGGGAAGTACAATGGGAGCACAGTGAGCTTATTGGGGCGGAATGCGGTGTTTTCCGGCGTGAGGGAGATGTCGATCGTGGGAGGGAGCGGGGTTTTCCGATTTGCACGTGGATACGCTCAGGCCAAGACTTTCTGGCTTAACACCACCTCCGGCGATGCTATTGTCGAATATAATGTCTACGTTttgcattattaa